One Aegilops tauschii subsp. strangulata cultivar AL8/78 chromosome 7, Aet v6.0, whole genome shotgun sequence genomic window carries:
- the LOC109742228 gene encoding receptor kinase-like protein Xa21, with protein sequence MSPQALGTLSSSLPLVLVLCSLVYASSLDSIAPQNDSNTDLHALCCLKLHLTTSAGLLVSWKNDSLQFCSWSGVTCSKRHASRVIALDLESLDLDGQIPPCIGNLTFLTKIHIPNNQLTGQIPPELGQLNRLRYLNLSTNNLTGRIPSTLSSCVHLQTIHLGSNSLDGVIPPSLSQCSDMQQLSLGHNKLSGGIPEGLGMLRNLAVLRLATNSLTGSIPRSLGSSSSLHSVVLTNNSLTGPIPPLLANSSSLQLLALSNNHLSGEIPPALFNSTSLQKLLLGTNSFAGSIPALLNIDSPLQYLILQSNNLSGTIPSFIGNFSSLRWLLLGDNNFQGNIPMSIDEIRNLEILDITYNFLTGSVPASLYNMSALTYLGMATNNLVGELPHNIGYTLPSIQTLIMQGNQFQGQIPTSLANTTNLQVINLRNNAFHGIVPSFGILPSLVDLNLGKNQLEAGDWSFLSSLTNCTQLVNLRLDANILQGVLPSVVAGLSKSIEVLLLRSNKISGTIPHEIEHLTGLKLLYMERNLLTGNLPESIGNLPNLFVLSLSQNKFSGQIPLSVGNLSQLSELYLQENSLSGPIPEALGDCKKLHILNLSCNSFNGSIPKELFTLSDLSEGLDLSHNQLSGEIPMEIGELINLGPLNISYNQLSGQIPSTLGQCVQLESLHMEGNRLHGRIPQSFVNLRGITVMDLSQNNLTGEIPEFLKLFKSMKLLNLSFNNLEGSVPADGIFQNGSNVFIQGNKKLCASTPLLQLPLCNAETSKQHTSNILKIVGFTALFLVLVSCFGVIIWKKRKKVTQAAHPSFEELQKFTYADLLKATNGFSLDNLVGSGKYGSVYKGRIESEVHEVAIKVFKLDQLGATKSFLDECEALRNTRHRNLVRVITVCSTSDPTGNEFKALVLEYKVNGDLESWLYPTFHEHHLRRPLSLYSRIAIAVDIAAALDYLHNNCMPPMVHCDLKPSNVLLNDVMGACVGDFGLAKFLRNYSYSSIGGSTSLVGPRGSVGYIAPEYGFGSKISTEGDVYSFGVIILEMLTGKRPTDEMFKDGLSLYKFIEKSFPEKIGEILDPRIAPYYGEQDEEAGGTLDQENHHQMAGIMSCIIELVKIGLMCAAEIPKDRPAMQDVYIEVTVIKEAFSALQG encoded by the exons ATGTCTCCTCAGGCTCTGGGCACTCTCAGTTCCTCACTTCCCCTGGTCCTTGTCCTCTGCTCCCTTGTTTATGCATCTTCATTAGATTCTATAGCACCCCAAAATGATTCTAACACCGACCTCCATGCTCTCTGCTGCCTTAAACTCCATCTCACGACCTCTGCTGGACTCCTGGTCTCATGGAAAAATGACTCGCTGCAGTTCTGCAGTTGGTCCGGTGTTACTTGCAGCAAGAGACATGCATCTCGTGTCATTGCACTGGACCTCGAGTCACTTGACCTCGATGGACAGATACCACCATGTATCGGCAATCTCACTTTCCTCACAAAAATCCACATCCCCAACAATCAACTTACTGGCCAAATACCACCTGAACTTGGGCAACTAAATAGGCTGCGGTACCTTAACCTCAGCACAAACAATCTTACTGGCAGGATCCCAAGCACTCTGTCTTCATGCGTTCACCTTCAAACTATTCATCTTGGAAGCAACTCCCTTGATGGTGTGATCCCCCCAAGCCTAAGCCAATGCTCAGATATGCAGCAGCTCAGTTTGGGTCACAACAAGCTCAGTGGAGGTATCCCAGAAGGGTTGGGGATGCTCCGAAACCTTGCAGTTTTACGTCTGGCTACAAATAGTCTGACGGGCAGCATTCCACGTTCACTTGGAAGCAGCTCTTCTCTTCACTCTGTTGTTCTCACGAACAATAGCCTCACAGGACCTATCCCGCCTCTCCTAGCTAATAGTTCCTCACTTCAACTTTTGGCCTTATCAAACAATCACCTGAGTGGAGAGATTCCTCCTGCACTGTTTAACAGTACATCACTCCAAAAGTTATTACTGGGAACAAACAGCTTTGCTGGGTCCATACCAGCCTTGTTGAACATTGACTCACCCTTGCAGTATCTTATCTTGCAATCAAATAATCTTTCTGGCACCATACCTTCCTTTATAGGGAACTTTTCCTCCCTTCGCTGGCTCTTGCTTGGAGATAATAATTTCCAAGGTAACATCCCCATGAGTATAGATGAAATTCGAAACCTGGAAATACTAGACATCACTTATAACTTTTTGACAGGGAGTGTCCCAGCCTCTCTTTACAACATGTCAGCACTCACATACCTTGGCATGGCTACAAACAATCTTGTAGGGGAGCTTCCACACAACATCGGATACACCCTTCCAAGCATCCAAACTTTGATTATGCAAGGAAACCAGTTCCAAGGCCAAATCCCCACTTCACTAGCAAACACAACCAATCTCCAGGTGATCAACCTCCGGAACAATGCATTCCATGGCATTGTTCCATCTTTTGGGATTTTACCCAGCCTAGTCGATCTGAATCTAGGCAAGAATCAACTTGAAGCAGGAGACTGGTCTTTCCTATCCTCGTTGACAAATTGCACACAACTGGTGAACTTACGCTTGGATGCAAACATCCTTCAAGGAGTCTTGCCGAGTGTCGTTGCAGGCCTTTCAAAGAGCATAGAGGTACTGTTACTAAGATCAAATAAAATTTCTGGCACCATACCACATGAGATAGAGCACCTCACAGGCCTCAAGCTTCTTTACATGGAACGGAATTTGCTTACCGGGAATCTTCCTGAGTCAATTGGAAATCTTCCCAACTTGTTTGTCTTAAGCTTGTCCCAGAACAAATTTTCTGGACAGATCCCACTTTCAGTTGGTAATTTGAGTCAATTGAGTGAGCTTTACTTACAAGAAAACAGTTTGAGTGGCCCAATCCCAGAAGCTTTAGGAGACTGCAAAAAACTGCACATATTGAACCTCTCTTGTAACAGCTTCAACGGAAGCATACCAAAGGAGCTCTTTACTCTTTCCGACCTTTCTGAAGGTTTGGACTTGTCTCACAACCAACTCTCTGGAGAAATACCAATGGAGATTGGCGAGTTGATCAATCTCGGTCCACTGAATATCTCCTATAACCAACTGTCTGGTCAGATACCATCTACTCTAGGTCAGTGCGTCCAATTGGAGTCGCTCCACATGGAGGGCAACCGTCTTCATGGAAGAATCCCTCAATCTTTTGTGAATTTGAGAGGCATCACTGTGATGGACCTATCTCAGAACAACTTAACAGGTGAAATCCCTGAATTCTTGAAGCTCTTCAAGTCTATGAAGCTTCTCAATTTGTCCTTCAACAACCTCGAAGGATCAGTACCTGCAGATGGAATATTTCAGAATGGAAGCAATGTGTTCATTCAAGGAAACAAGAAGCTATGTGCGAGCACCCCATTGCTACAGTTGCCACTTTGCAATGCAGAAACATCCAAACAGCACACCTCCAACATCTTAAAGATAGTAGGATTTACTGCTCTTTTTTTGGTCCTGGTATCATGCTTCGGAGTAATTATTtggaaaaagagaaagaaagtCACACAAGCAGCTCATCCATCCTTTGaagagttacagaagtttacatATGCTGATTTATTGAAAGCAACAAATGGTTTCTCTTTAGACAACTTGGTTGGTTCAGGAAAATATGGGTCCGTGTACAAAGGTAGAATTGAGTCCGAAGTACATGAAGTTGCTATCAAAGTTTTCAAACTTGATCAACTTGGAGCAACAAAGAGCTTCCTCGATGAGTGTGAGGCCCTGAGAAACACTCGTCATCGTAATCTTGTACGGGTGATCACTGTATGCTCAACAAGTGATCCAACAGGAAATGAGTTCAAAGCTCTTGTTCTTGAATATAAGGTAAATGGGGACCTCGAAAGTTGGCTCTATCCAACATTCCACGAGCATCACCTGAGAAGGCCATTGAGTTTATATTCAAGAATAGCAATAGCAGTGGACATAGCGGCTGCTTTGGATTACCTTCATAACAACTGCATGCCTCCTATGGTCCATTGTGATCTGAAGCCCAGCAATGTCCTCCTAAATGATGTCATGGGCGCATGTGTTGGTGACTTCGGATTGGCTAAGTTCCTACGCAATTATTCTTATTCGAGCATTGGTGGTTCTACAAGCTTAGTGGGACCAAGAGGATCAGTTGGATACATTGCACCAG AATATGGCTTTGGGAGCAAAATCTCCACTGAGGGTGATGTCTACAGTTTTGGAGTCATCATCTTAGAAATGCTCACAGGGAAGCGTCCAACTGATGAGATGTTTAAAGATGGTCTGAGCCTTTACAAATTTATCGAAAAATCATTTCCAGAAAAGATTGGCGAGATTCTAGATCCTAGAATTGCTCCGTATTATGGGGAGCAAGATGAAGAAGCAGGAGGTACTTTAGACCAAGAAAATCATCATCAAATGGCTGGAATAATGAGCTGCATCATCGAGCTCGTTAAGATTGGCCTCATGTGCGCCGCAGAGATACCTAAAGATCGTCCCGCAATGCAGGACGTTTACATTGAGGTCACCGTAATCAAAGAAGCATTTTCAGCACTGCAGGGCTGA